In Lates calcarifer isolate ASB-BC8 linkage group LG4, TLL_Latcal_v3, whole genome shotgun sequence, a genomic segment contains:
- the LOC108883399 gene encoding alanine aminotransferase 2 isoform X1 — MHRAQIKLCNELREISPHVKNMKQLEYVVLARRVSQIKEELRQGVRKPYKEVIDVSWGDPHRAGLKPLTFVRQVLSTCLYPELMNSNRLPADVRQRAQRLLGGCAGGSVGSYTATEGIPEIVHSVSEFITRRDGGVPSDPENIYISPGSQWALTNILNVLVNREASTRTGVLTPMPCHSATTLGIMGLGGVVVPYYLSEEQGWELQVEDLHQALESAKGVCNPVALYVINPGNPSGQVQSRKSMQEVIRFVSERRLFLLADEVYQDCIYGENSEFVSYKKVLTEMGPPLSDTVELASFHSASKGFMGECGLRGGYVELVNLDPAVLKYIKTLFSTDSCAPVLGQLALDLMMNPPQPGDPSYPLYDMETQHIRTTLVHNAKRAVSVLNSLQGFCCQPVEGGAFAFPRVYLPPKAIQKAKEVGMQPDTFYCIRLLEEAGLLFSAGCEYGQKEGTHHIRFCIMAPEDVMEELLKRLTSFHTQFMKEFS; from the exons GAGATTAGTCCACATGTGAAGAATATGAAGCAGTTAGAGTATGTAGTCCTGGCTAGAAGAGTAAGCCAGATCAAGGAAGAGCTCAGACAG GGAGTGAGAAAGCCATACAAAGAAGTGATAGATGTCTCCTGGGGTGACCCACACAGGGCAGGCTTGAAACCTCTGACATTTGTGCGGCAG gTTCTTTCGACATGTCTTTACCCTGAGCTCATGAACAGCAACAGACTGCCTGCAGACGTCAGACAGAGGGCTCAGAGGCTGCTCGGGGGATGTGCTGGAGGGAGTGTAG gTTCCTACACTGCTACAGAGGGTATACCAGAAATAGTCCACAGTGTCTCTGAATTCATAACCAGACGAGATGGGGGGGTGCCGTCTGACCCTGAAAACATATACATCAGCCCAGGCTCACAGTGGGCGCTCACG AACATTCTAAACGTCCTGGTGAACAGGGAGGCCTCGACCAGAACAGGTGTTCTGACTCCGATGCCATGCCACAGCGCCACCACTTTGGGCATAATGGGACTGGGAGGAGTTGTTGTTCCCTACTACCTGAGTGAGGAGCAGGGCTGGGAGCTACAGGTAGAGGATCTACATCAAGCGCTGGAATCTGCAAAGGGAGTCTGTAACCCTGTCGCTCTGTATGTCATCAACCCTGGAAATCCATCAG GTCAAGTTCAAAGCAGGAAATCAATGCAAGAGGTGATCCGGTTTGTTTCAGAGAGGAGGCTCTTCCTTCTGGCTGATGAG GTTTATCAGGACTGTATTTATGGGGAAAACAGTGAGTTTGTCTCCTACAAGAAGGTCTTGACAGAGATGGGACCTCCTCTTTCGGACACAGTGGAGCTGGCGTCCTTCCACTCAGCATCCAAAGGCTTCATGGGAGA GTGCGGTCTACGTGGTGGATATGTGGAGCTGGTAAATCTGGATCCTGCTGTTTTGAAATACATCAAGACGCTGTTCTCGACAGACAGCTGTGCCCCCGTGTTGGGTCAGTTGGCTCTGGACCTGATGATGAATCCTCCACAACCAGGAGATCCCTCATACCCTCTTTATGATATG GAGACACAGCACATCAGGACCACACTGGTTCATAATGCGAAGAGAGCGGTTTCGGTTTTGAACAGTCTGCAGGGTTTCTGCTGCCAACCAGTGGAAGGAGGAGCATTTGCATTCCCCAGAGTGTATCTTCCACCAAAAGCCATTCAAAAAGCAAAG GAAGTGGGAATGCAGCCAGATACATTCTACTGTATCAGACTGCTAGAGGAGGCTGGCCTGTTATTCAGTGCTGGTTGTGAGTACGGACAAAAGGAGGGCACCCACCACATCAG aTTTTGCATCATGGCACCTGAGGACGTCATGGAGGAATTACTGAAACGTCTGACCAgctttcacacacagtttatgaAGGAGTTTTCCTAA
- the LOC108883399 gene encoding alanine aminotransferase 2 isoform X2, with translation MKQLEYVVLARRVSQIKEELRQGVRKPYKEVIDVSWGDPHRAGLKPLTFVRQVLSTCLYPELMNSNRLPADVRQRAQRLLGGCAGGSVGSYTATEGIPEIVHSVSEFITRRDGGVPSDPENIYISPGSQWALTNILNVLVNREASTRTGVLTPMPCHSATTLGIMGLGGVVVPYYLSEEQGWELQVEDLHQALESAKGVCNPVALYVINPGNPSGQVQSRKSMQEVIRFVSERRLFLLADEVYQDCIYGENSEFVSYKKVLTEMGPPLSDTVELASFHSASKGFMGECGLRGGYVELVNLDPAVLKYIKTLFSTDSCAPVLGQLALDLMMNPPQPGDPSYPLYDMETQHIRTTLVHNAKRAVSVLNSLQGFCCQPVEGGAFAFPRVYLPPKAIQKAKEVGMQPDTFYCIRLLEEAGLLFSAGCEYGQKEGTHHIRFCIMAPEDVMEELLKRLTSFHTQFMKEFS, from the exons ATGAAGCAGTTAGAGTATGTAGTCCTGGCTAGAAGAGTAAGCCAGATCAAGGAAGAGCTCAGACAG GGAGTGAGAAAGCCATACAAAGAAGTGATAGATGTCTCCTGGGGTGACCCACACAGGGCAGGCTTGAAACCTCTGACATTTGTGCGGCAG gTTCTTTCGACATGTCTTTACCCTGAGCTCATGAACAGCAACAGACTGCCTGCAGACGTCAGACAGAGGGCTCAGAGGCTGCTCGGGGGATGTGCTGGAGGGAGTGTAG gTTCCTACACTGCTACAGAGGGTATACCAGAAATAGTCCACAGTGTCTCTGAATTCATAACCAGACGAGATGGGGGGGTGCCGTCTGACCCTGAAAACATATACATCAGCCCAGGCTCACAGTGGGCGCTCACG AACATTCTAAACGTCCTGGTGAACAGGGAGGCCTCGACCAGAACAGGTGTTCTGACTCCGATGCCATGCCACAGCGCCACCACTTTGGGCATAATGGGACTGGGAGGAGTTGTTGTTCCCTACTACCTGAGTGAGGAGCAGGGCTGGGAGCTACAGGTAGAGGATCTACATCAAGCGCTGGAATCTGCAAAGGGAGTCTGTAACCCTGTCGCTCTGTATGTCATCAACCCTGGAAATCCATCAG GTCAAGTTCAAAGCAGGAAATCAATGCAAGAGGTGATCCGGTTTGTTTCAGAGAGGAGGCTCTTCCTTCTGGCTGATGAG GTTTATCAGGACTGTATTTATGGGGAAAACAGTGAGTTTGTCTCCTACAAGAAGGTCTTGACAGAGATGGGACCTCCTCTTTCGGACACAGTGGAGCTGGCGTCCTTCCACTCAGCATCCAAAGGCTTCATGGGAGA GTGCGGTCTACGTGGTGGATATGTGGAGCTGGTAAATCTGGATCCTGCTGTTTTGAAATACATCAAGACGCTGTTCTCGACAGACAGCTGTGCCCCCGTGTTGGGTCAGTTGGCTCTGGACCTGATGATGAATCCTCCACAACCAGGAGATCCCTCATACCCTCTTTATGATATG GAGACACAGCACATCAGGACCACACTGGTTCATAATGCGAAGAGAGCGGTTTCGGTTTTGAACAGTCTGCAGGGTTTCTGCTGCCAACCAGTGGAAGGAGGAGCATTTGCATTCCCCAGAGTGTATCTTCCACCAAAAGCCATTCAAAAAGCAAAG GAAGTGGGAATGCAGCCAGATACATTCTACTGTATCAGACTGCTAGAGGAGGCTGGCCTGTTATTCAGTGCTGGTTGTGAGTACGGACAAAAGGAGGGCACCCACCACATCAG aTTTTGCATCATGGCACCTGAGGACGTCATGGAGGAATTACTGAAACGTCTGACCAgctttcacacacagtttatgaAGGAGTTTTCCTAA
- the LOC108883399 gene encoding alanine aminotransferase 2 isoform X3 encodes MHRAQIKLCNELRGVRKPYKEVIDVSWGDPHRAGLKPLTFVRQVLSTCLYPELMNSNRLPADVRQRAQRLLGGCAGGSVGSYTATEGIPEIVHSVSEFITRRDGGVPSDPENIYISPGSQWALTNILNVLVNREASTRTGVLTPMPCHSATTLGIMGLGGVVVPYYLSEEQGWELQVEDLHQALESAKGVCNPVALYVINPGNPSGQVQSRKSMQEVIRFVSERRLFLLADEVYQDCIYGENSEFVSYKKVLTEMGPPLSDTVELASFHSASKGFMGECGLRGGYVELVNLDPAVLKYIKTLFSTDSCAPVLGQLALDLMMNPPQPGDPSYPLYDMETQHIRTTLVHNAKRAVSVLNSLQGFCCQPVEGGAFAFPRVYLPPKAIQKAKEVGMQPDTFYCIRLLEEAGLLFSAGCEYGQKEGTHHIRFCIMAPEDVMEELLKRLTSFHTQFMKEFS; translated from the exons GGAGTGAGAAAGCCATACAAAGAAGTGATAGATGTCTCCTGGGGTGACCCACACAGGGCAGGCTTGAAACCTCTGACATTTGTGCGGCAG gTTCTTTCGACATGTCTTTACCCTGAGCTCATGAACAGCAACAGACTGCCTGCAGACGTCAGACAGAGGGCTCAGAGGCTGCTCGGGGGATGTGCTGGAGGGAGTGTAG gTTCCTACACTGCTACAGAGGGTATACCAGAAATAGTCCACAGTGTCTCTGAATTCATAACCAGACGAGATGGGGGGGTGCCGTCTGACCCTGAAAACATATACATCAGCCCAGGCTCACAGTGGGCGCTCACG AACATTCTAAACGTCCTGGTGAACAGGGAGGCCTCGACCAGAACAGGTGTTCTGACTCCGATGCCATGCCACAGCGCCACCACTTTGGGCATAATGGGACTGGGAGGAGTTGTTGTTCCCTACTACCTGAGTGAGGAGCAGGGCTGGGAGCTACAGGTAGAGGATCTACATCAAGCGCTGGAATCTGCAAAGGGAGTCTGTAACCCTGTCGCTCTGTATGTCATCAACCCTGGAAATCCATCAG GTCAAGTTCAAAGCAGGAAATCAATGCAAGAGGTGATCCGGTTTGTTTCAGAGAGGAGGCTCTTCCTTCTGGCTGATGAG GTTTATCAGGACTGTATTTATGGGGAAAACAGTGAGTTTGTCTCCTACAAGAAGGTCTTGACAGAGATGGGACCTCCTCTTTCGGACACAGTGGAGCTGGCGTCCTTCCACTCAGCATCCAAAGGCTTCATGGGAGA GTGCGGTCTACGTGGTGGATATGTGGAGCTGGTAAATCTGGATCCTGCTGTTTTGAAATACATCAAGACGCTGTTCTCGACAGACAGCTGTGCCCCCGTGTTGGGTCAGTTGGCTCTGGACCTGATGATGAATCCTCCACAACCAGGAGATCCCTCATACCCTCTTTATGATATG GAGACACAGCACATCAGGACCACACTGGTTCATAATGCGAAGAGAGCGGTTTCGGTTTTGAACAGTCTGCAGGGTTTCTGCTGCCAACCAGTGGAAGGAGGAGCATTTGCATTCCCCAGAGTGTATCTTCCACCAAAAGCCATTCAAAAAGCAAAG GAAGTGGGAATGCAGCCAGATACATTCTACTGTATCAGACTGCTAGAGGAGGCTGGCCTGTTATTCAGTGCTGGTTGTGAGTACGGACAAAAGGAGGGCACCCACCACATCAG aTTTTGCATCATGGCACCTGAGGACGTCATGGAGGAATTACTGAAACGTCTGACCAgctttcacacacagtttatgaAGGAGTTTTCCTAA
- the dhx30 gene encoding ATP-dependent RNA helicase DHX30 yields the protein MALHGVLLVRLRELSKIAKCVCSGGKTASNWGSEMRWYRTKAGSFKEPGASYFQTKRDNLSPDLLKEFPEPKSLLNNTISRSLGVSDLSKLIQYNCTEHGNIKKATVTLLWPCKIEEEGYASKRIDAEQLAAAAACFKLKEMGVIGPNNQLPRKRAGRGRGGLHSPFYDDESWTDHVHVPTAKADKLKQYLPPEEDTSSFDEALSLFHQPKSLLARVIQVATSPDKIRELMKFKTTGGKLKKCELTLLWPEEMTFTATATKRVTAERRAAALACMKLKELQLLDKNNNPLSHAKYHQEKVREAGERARRPHPLEVPEYLENQIREYLEQYPVATEVQKLWEEEEVRGQQTENQEDEKEEEDSLTDAITGRPYKPLSEQEARQLSANLQEEWERANPGLSVELPVDSHRERVVSMVQSSRVVVIAGETGCGKTTRIPRFLLEERVRGGEGADCNILVTQPRRISAVSVAQRVAHEMGPALKHSVGYHVRLESRPPQYSGGALLFLTVGVLLRKLQSNPFLKGVSHVVVDEVHERDINTDLLLALLRSSLKENPDLRVVLMSATGDSQRLAQYFGGCPIVKVPGFMHPVRDRYLEDVLREMGRPLPVQEREKTDKQGERDEVTPDLDLVADVIEHIDRHGETGAVLCFLPGWQDIKAVQEKLEAKPHFSSGSQMILPLHSSLSVANQQDVFQRPQMGQRKIVLTTNIAETSITIDDIVHVVDTGTHKEQNYDPRTKVSCLDTVWISRSNVTQRKGRAGRCQPGQSYHLFPRKQLESMTPFPVPEILRTPLESLVMQTKIHSPNCKAEDFLSQVLDSPEQAAVRDAVQNLQDIGVLDKTERLTPLGERVACMSCDPRLGKMLVLSAIFRCVLPMLSVAACLTRDPFHNSLQNRALVIKAKEALSGSSYSDYLVFSRAVLGWRKVQHRGDREDRDEYLDKCTLSRPSLRFISGLITQFSENLHEAELVSRASECQSHTSLCNEHSKQDELLKAVLLAGFYPNLIQVKKGVVTKGGRFRPNRVVFRTLNGPVLLHRSSVNSKEEDFPSRWLTFFYAIKSNGQVFIRDSSVVHPLALLLFTDCDITESVSGDRVEVSFPGRSLVQCELPVNTWELLWELRTSVQTMLYRTLSNPDNAITNSSQDGKLISLLVELLNNTDSNPFAQNHESDSDSEVD from the exons ATGGCGCTACACGGTGTTTTACTCGTGCGGCTCAGAGAGCTAAGCAAAATCGCcaaatgtgtttgttcaggGGGCAAAACAGCGTCCAACTGGGGGAGCGAAATGCGGTGGTACAGAACAAAAGCTGGAAGCTTTAAGGAACCCGGTGCGTCGTATTTCCAGACTAAACGAG ATAACCTGAGCCCAGACCTCCTGAAGGAGTTTCCAGAACCTAAAAGCCTCTTGAATAACACCATCTCCCGGTCACTTGGAGTCAGTGACCTGTCCAAGCTCATCCAGTACAACTGCACTGAACATGGGAATATCAAG AAAGCCACTGTCACACTACTGTGGCCCTGCAAGATCGAAGAAGAGGGTTATGCCTCCAAGAGGATTGATGCAGAACaattagctgctgctgctgcttgcttCAAGCTTAAA GAAATGGGTGTGATTGGTCCAAACAACCAGCTCCCCAGGAAAAGAGCTGGCCGGGGGAGAGGAGGACTACACTCACCCTTTTATGATGACGAGTCTTGGACAGATCATGTCCATGTGCCTACAGCTAAAGCTGACAAACTAAAACAATACCTGCCCCCTGAAGAAGACACCTCCAGCTTCGATGAAGCTCTCTCCTTGTTTCATCAACCTAAATCTCTCCTGGCCAGGGTCATCCAGGTGGCCACATCGCCTGACAAAATCAGG GAGCTAATGAAGTTCAAAACAACAGGAGGGAAGTTAAAGAAGTGTGAACTGACCCTGCTCTGGCCTGAGGAGATGACATTCACTGCTACAGCGACCAagagagtgacagcagagaggagggctGCAGCTCTTGCCTGCATGAAACTGAAG GAGCTACAGCTGctggataaaaacaacaatccACTGAGTCACGCCAAGTATCACCAAGAGAAGGTGAGGGAAGCTGGGGAGAGAGCGCGACGCCCACACCCACTGGAAGTCCCAGAATACCTGGAGAATCAAATCAGAGAGTATCTCGAACAG TACCCAGTGGCGACAGAAGTACAGAAACTatgggaggaggaagaggtgagaggacagcagacagaaaaccaagaggatgaaaaagaagaggaggactcATTGACGGACGCCATCACAGGCAGACCGTACAAACCTTTATCTGAACAGGAGGCTCGGCAGCTCAGCGCCAACCTACAGGAGGAGTGGGAGCGAGCAAACCCTGGACTGAGTGTGGAGCTGCCGGTCGACAGCCACCGTGAGCGTGTGGTCTCAATGGTGCAGTCCTCCAGGGTGGTTGTGATTGCTGGTGAGACGGGATGTGGCAAAACAACACGGATCCCCCGCTTTCTGCTGGAGGAGCGTGTGAGAGGTGGGGAGGGAGCTGACTGCAACATCCTGGTGACCCAACCCCGTCGGATTAGTGCTGTGTCAGTGGCCCAACGTGTGGCTCATGAGATGGGCCCAGCTCTGAAACACTCTGTGGGATATCAT GTGAGACTCGAGAGCCGACCCCCACAGTACAGTGGAGGAGCCTTGCTCTTCCTCACAGTGGGCGTTCTGCTGAGGAAGCTGCAGTCGAACCCGTTCCTGAAGGGGGTCAGTCACGTGGTGGTGGATGAGGTCCATGAGagagacataaacacagaccTGCTGCTGGCCTTACTGCGGTCCAGCTTAAAAGAGAACCCAGACCTACGAGTGGTGCTCATGAGCGCTACTGGGGACAGCCAGAGGCTTGCCCAGTACTTTGGAGGCTGCCCGATCGTGAAGGTGCCGGGGTTCATGCACCCAGTGAGGGACAGATACTTGGAGGACGTGCTGAGAGAGATGGGACGCCCGCTGCCTGtccaagagagagaaaagacagacaagCAG ggagaaagagatgaggTTACACCTGATCTAGATTTAGTTGCTGATGTAATTGAGCACATTGACAGACATGGAGAGACTG GTGCAGTGCTGTGTTTCCTCCCTGGATGGCAGGACATCAAGGCCGTTCAGGAGAAACTCGAGGCAAAGCCCCACTTTTCCTCAGGCTCGCAGATGATCCTGCCGT TGCACTCTAGTTTATCGGTGGCCAACCAGCAGGATGTGTTCCAGCGCCCCCAAATGGGTCAGAGGAAGATTGTGCTCACCACCAATATTGCTGAGACCTCCATCACGATAGATGACATTGTGCATGTGGTGGATACAGGAACTCACAAAGAACAGAATTATGACCCACGGACAAAG gtCTCCTGTCTGGACACAGTTTGGATATCCCGGTCTAATGTCACTCAGAGAAAAGGGAGAGCAGGGCGATGTCAGCCAGGACAGTCCTACCACTTGTTCCCACGAAAACAGCTGGAATCCATGACTCCGTTCCCGGTCCCTGAGATCCTGCGCACCCCGCTGGAGAGTTTAGTAATGCAGACCAAAATTCACAGTCCTAACTGCAAG GCTGAGGATTTCTTATCCCAAGTGTTGGACAGTCCAGAGCAAGCAGCTGTGAGAGACGCTGTCCAAAATCTACAAGACATAG GAGTTCTGGATAAGACAGAACGCCTGACGCCTTTAGGAGAGCGCGTGGCCTGTATGTCGTGTGACCCTCGGCTGGGCAAAATGCTGGTCCTCAGTGCCATTTTCAGATGTGTTCTCCCTATGTTGTCTGTAGCTGCCTGTCTGACCAGAGACCCCTTCCACAACAGCCTACAGAACAGAGCACTGGTCATCAAG GCGAAAGAGGCTCTGAGCGGCTCCAGCTACAGTGACTATTTGGTGTTCAGCCGAGCTGTGTTAGGCTGGAGGAAAGTTCAGCACAGGGGcgacagagaggacagagacgAATATCTGGACAAATGCACTCTGTCCAGGCCCAGCCTTCGATTCATCAGTG GTCTCATCACTCAGTTCAGTGAGAACCTGCATGAAGCTGAGCTGGTTTCTCGCGCCAGTGAGTGCCAGAGTCACACTTCtctctgcaatgaacacagcaAGCAGGATGAGCTGCTTAAAGCTGTGCTGCTGGCTGGATTCTATCCCAACCTCATTCAG GTGAAAAAAGGTGTTGTGACCAAAGGAGGGCGCTTTCGTCCCAACAGAGTGGTTTTCCGTACACTCAACGGACCAGTGCTGCTTCACCGCTCCTCAGTGAACAG TAAAGAGGAAGATTTCCCTAGTCGCTGGTTGACCTTCTTCTACGCGATCAAGTCCAATGGGCAAGTTTTCATCAGGGACTCTTCTGTGGTCCATCCACTCGCCCTGCTGCTGTTCACAGACTGTGATATCACAGAGAGTG TGAGTGGAGACAGAGTGGAAGTGTCATTTCCCGGTCGCTCTCTGGTGCAGTGCGAGTTGCCGGTTAACACATGGGAGCTGCTGTGGGAGCTGCGCACCTCCGTTCAGACCATGCTGTACCGAACCCTCAGCAACCCTGACAATGCAATCACCAACTCTTCTCAAGATGGAAAGCTCATCTCCTTACTTGTAGAGCTGCTCAACAACACAGACTCAAACCCTTTTGCTCAGAATCACGAAAGTGACAGCGACAGTGAGGTGGATTGA